Proteins from a genomic interval of Synechococcales cyanobacterium T60_A2020_003:
- a CDS encoding pyridoxal-phosphate dependent enzyme, which translates to VAASAILINNSYCGDQVQLFLANPAMPPIVGSGIAQERNPDHSPAVSHAAFQSHPIQGWAPDFIPYVLQEAIDQHYFDELIPVSGAEGIEWSKKLAQQEGIITGISGGATFAAALKVAKKAEPDSVILCMLPDTGERYLSSPLFEAIEEFMSPEEIELSQSTSNFQMVSP; encoded by the coding sequence TGTAGCTGCTTCAGCCATTCTCATTAACAATTCTTATTGCGGTGACCAGGTACAATTATTCTTAGCGAACCCAGCAATGCCCCCGATTGTGGGATCTGGCATTGCCCAGGAACGCAACCCAGACCACTCGCCTGCGGTCAGCCATGCGGCCTTTCAATCTCACCCGATCCAGGGATGGGCACCCGATTTTATTCCCTATGTGCTGCAAGAAGCGATTGATCAGCATTACTTTGACGAACTCATTCCGGTCTCTGGAGCCGAGGGCATTGAATGGTCAAAAAAACTGGCGCAACAGGAAGGTATCATTACCGGAATCTCCGGGGGAGCGACCTTTGCAGCAGCCCTCAAAGTTGCTAAGAAAGCAGAACCAGATTCAGTGATTCTTTGCATGTTGCCCGATACGGGTGAACGCTATCTATCGTCCCCCCTATTTGAAGCCATTGAGGAATTCATGTCACCAGAGGAAATCGAACTTTCCCAATCCACGTCAAACTTTCAAATGGTGTCTCCCTAG